From a single Nicotiana tomentosiformis chromosome 2, ASM39032v3, whole genome shotgun sequence genomic region:
- the LOC138905781 gene encoding uncharacterized protein has protein sequence MQEDKLLQVLKEHKWTIGWTIADIKGISPSFCMHKIFLEDGKRLSCVPKKGGMTVVANEQNELIHIKVVTGWRVCIDYRKLNKGTRKDHFPLPFIDQMLDRLAEHEFYCFPDGYSDYNQTVIATEDQEKTTFTCPMAPLPLKGCHSGYAMHRRLFKAV, from the exons ATGCAAGAGGATAAGCTGCTGCAGGTTCTGAAGGAACACAAATGGACAATTGGTTGGACTATTGCTGATATCAAGGGGATTAGTCcatcattttgcatgcataaaataTTCCTGGAGGATGGAAAAAGACTTAGT TGCGTGCCGAAAAAGGGAGGCATGACAGTTGTGGCAAATGAGCAAAATGAGTTGATACATATCAAAGTGGTGACGGGCTGGAGGGTATGCATTGATTACAGGAAACTCAACAAGGGTACGCGCAAGGACCACTTCCCTCTCCCTTTCATTGATCAGATGTTGGACAGGCTAGCCGAGCATGAATTTTATTGCTTTCCTGATGGTTACTCCGATTATAACCAGACAGTGATAGCaacagaggatcaggaaaagactacATTTACTTGCCCTATGGCACCTTTGCCTTTAAAAGGATGTCattcgggttatgcaatgcaccgacgacttttcaaagctgtgtga